A genomic segment from Lasioglossum baleicum chromosome 5, iyLasBale1, whole genome shotgun sequence encodes:
- the Emb gene encoding exportin-1 emb — protein sequence MTTLAEQASKLLDFNQKLDITLLDNVVGCMYNGIGEQQKLAQEVLTTLKEHPNAWTRVDTILEYSQNQQTKYYALQILEQVIKTRWKVLPRNQCEGIKKYIVGLIIKTSSDPETMEAQKVYLNKLNMILVQVLKREWPKNWESFIGDIVGASKTNESLCQNNMTILKLLSEEVFDFSSGQMTQTKAKHLKDTMCSEFSQIFQLCQYVLDNSQNIPLVLVTLETLLKFLNWIPLGYIFETKLINTLVFKFLNVPIFRNVTLKCLTEIAALTATTYDDVFVMLFVNVMRQLEQLLPLETNIREAYAAGQDQEQNFIQNLAIFLCTCLKEHGPFIEKKQLNEMLLKALHYLLLISEVEEVEIFKICLEYWSSLAIDLYRFVAPSPVFVAKSITIPSRRLFYCPVLTKVRYIMISRMAKPEEVLVVENENGEVVREFMKDTDSISLYKNMRETLVYLTHLDHLDTDRIMTEKLQNQVNGTEWSWKNLNALCWAIGSISGAMHEEDEKRFLVTVIKDLLGLCEQKKGKDNKAIIASNIMYVVGQYPRFLRAHWKFLKTVVNKLFEFMHETHDGVQDMACDTFIKIALKCRRHFVTVQLGESVPFIEEILSTVSSIICDLQTQQVHTFYEAVGYMISAQTDTVVQEQLIEKYMLLPNQVWDDIISQASKNVDVLKDQEAVKQLGSILKTNVRACKALGHPYVIQLGRIYLDMLNVYKVMSENISAAIALNGEVVMEQSLIKSMRVVKKETLKLISDWISRTTDEQMVSENFIPPLLDAVLLDYQKTNVHCAREPEVLSAMAIIVNKLEDYITCEIPKIFDAVFECTLEMINKDFEEFPEHRTNFFLLLQAVNMYCFPAFLVIRPAQFKLVLDSIIWAFKHTMRNVADTGLQILYQLLQNVESEPAAQNFYRTYFTDILQHIFSVVTDSSHIAGLTMHATILAYMFSLVELGRIQVPLGPIPDNVLYVQEFVARLLKAAFPHLTDNQIKITVQGLFNLNQNIPAFKEHLRDFLVQIREYTGEDDSDLYLEERENALRLAQEEKRRQQMAVPGLLNPHDIPEEMQD from the exons ATGACAACTTTGGCAGAACAAGCATCCAAGCTTTTAGATTTTAATCAGAAGCTTGACATAACGCTTCTCGATAATGTAGTAGGTTGTATGTATAATGGAATAGGCGAGCAACAAAAGCTTGCACAGGAAGTATTAACCACACTTAAGGAACATCCAAATGCATGGACACGTGTAGATACTATTCTAGAATATTCACAG AACCAACAAACAAAGTATTATGCTTTACAAATATTGGAACAAGTAATAAAGACACGATGGAAAGTATTACCACGAAATCAGTGCGAGGGTATAAAAAAGTATATTGTAGGGCTTATTATAAAAACAAGCAGTGATCCAGAAACAATGGAAGCACAAAAAGTTTACCTCAATAAACTCAATATGATTTTAGTTCAG GTTTTAAAACGAGAATGGCCAAAAAATTGGGAATCTTTTATCGGTGATATTGTCGGGGCGAGCAAAACAAACGAAAGCCTTTGTCAAAACAatatgacaattttgaaattgcTATCGGAAGAAGTATTTGACTTTTCTAGTGGACAAATGACACAAACAAAAGCGAAACACTTAAAGGACACGATGTGTAGCGAATTCTCCCAGATCTTTCAACTTTGTCAATATGTTTTGGATAACTCGCAAAATATCCCACTGGTATTGGTCACGTTAGAAACTcttctaaaatttttaaattggatTCCCCTTGGATATATTTTTGAAACGAAATTGATAAACACTTTAGTATTCAAG TTCTTGAACGTACCCATATTCAGAAACGTCACGTTGAAATGCTTGACCGAAATTGCTGCTCTCACGGCGACAACATACGACGATGTGTTTGTAATGTTATTTGTTAACGTGATGAGACAGTTGGAGCAATTACTACCGCTCGAAACTAACATACGCGAGGCATACGCAGCTGGTCAAGATCAAgaacagaattttattcaaaacTTAGCGATATTTTTATGTACATGTTTGAAGGAACATGGCCCATTTATAGAGAAAAAACAGCTAAACGAAATGCTGCTGAAGGCGTTGCATTATCTATTGTTGATTTCCGAAGTCGAGGAGgtcgaaatatttaaaatctGTTTGGAATATTGGAGTTCGTTAGCAATCGATTTATATAGATTCGTGGCACCGTCACCAGTATTTGTTGCTAAATCGATAACAATCCCGTCTAGAAGACTATTCTATTGTCCAGTTTTGACGAAGGTGCGATACATAATGATCAGCAGAATGGCTAAACCGGAAGAAGTTCTTGTTGTAGAGAACGAAAACGGGGAAGTCGTCAGAGAGTTTATGAAGGATACCGACTCTATtagtttatataaaaatatgagagaGACTCTCGTGTATCTTACCCATCTTGATCATCTGGATACCGATAGAATAATGACAGAGAAGTTACAAAATCAAGTGAACGGCACAGAATGGTCCTGGAAGAATCTCAATGCA TTATGTTGGGCAATAGGTAGTATTTCGGGTGCTATGCACGAAGAAGATGAGAAACGCTTTTTAGTAACTGTGATCAAGGACCTTCTTGGTCTTTGTGAACAGAAAAAAGGCAAAGATAATAAAGCTATCATCGCTAGCAATATTATGTATGTAGTTGGGCAATATCCAAGATTTCTCAGAGCACATTGGAAGTTTTTAAAGACTGTTGTAAATAAACTATTTGAATTTATGCATG AAACACATGATGGTGTGCAAGATATGGCCTGTGACACGTTTATAAAAATAGCACTAAAGTGCAGGCGACATTTCGTGACAGTACAATTAGGGGAATCAGTACCATTTATCGAAGAAATTCTTTCTACAGTTAGTAGTATTATCTGTGACCTTCAAACACAACAG GTACATACCTTTTATGAAGCAGTTGGTTATATGATAAGTGCACAGACGGATACAGTAGTCCAAGAACAACTGATAGAAAAGTATATGCTTCTACCAAATCAAGTTTGGGACGATATCATAAGTCAAGCATCTAAA AATGTAGATGTGTTAAAAGACCAAGAAGCTGTAAAACAACTTGGTAGCATTTTAAAAACAAATGTTAGAGCTTGCAAAGCTCTCGGGCATCCGTACGTGATACAATTAGGAAGAATATATTTAGATATGTTGAACGTTTATAAG GTTATGAGTGAAAATATAAGTGCTGCAATAGCTTTGAATGGTGAAGTAGTAATGGAACAATCTTTAATTAAGAGTATGAGAGTAGTGAAAAAGGAAACATTAAAATTGATCTCAGATTGGATCAGCAGAACGACCGACGAACAAATG GTTTCAGAGAACTTTATACCACCGCTATTAGACGCTGTGTTGTTGGATTATCAAAAGACGAATGTTCATTGTGCTCGAGAACCAGAGGTGTTGAGTGCTATGGCCATTATCGTAAATAAATTAGAGGACTACATTACCTGTGAAATACCGAAAATATTTGATGCTGTGTTTGAATGTACTCTAGAAATGATTAACAAAGATTTTGAGGAATTCCCTGAGCACAGAACGAATTTCTTTTTACTTCTACAG GCTGTAAATATGTACTGTTTCCCTGCATTTCTTGTAATTCGACCAGCACAATTCAAACTCGTTCTCGACTCGATCATCTGGGCTTTCAAACACACGATGAGAAATGTCGCAGATACAGGGTTGCAAATACTTTATCAACTTCTACAAAACGTCGAAAGCGAGCCGGCAGCTCAGAACTTCTATCGAACATATTTCACAGATATTCTTCAACACATATTTAGCGTAGTTACAGACTCATCTCATATAGCAG GCCTTACTATGCATGCCACTATCCTGGCGTACATGTTCTCATTGGTTGAACTCGGACGAATTCAGGTGCCATTGGGACCTATACCAGACAATGTATTATACGTTCAAGAATTCGTTGCAAGATTGCTTAAAGCAGCATTTCCACACCTGACTGATAATCAGATTAAAATCACTGTACAAGGTTTATTTAATCTTAACCAAAATATCCCAGCATTCAAGGAACATCTTAGAGATTTTCTTGTTCAAATTAGA GAGTACACCGGTGAAGATGACTCTGATCTCTATTTGGAAGAGCGGGAAAATGCGTTGCGATTGGCTCAGGAAGAGAAAAGACGACAACAAATGGCCGTTCCGGGACTACTTAATCCTCACGACATACCAGAAGAAATGCAGGACTGA
- the Rab3-gap gene encoding rab3 GTPase activating protein: MSCQIKGIANLINTSNIKEVLFGESSKRFDIPQNELPLQDCFISLSSTGDVLAMAYNTKMIILISRWDSLEPNETKNKFHMIWYGEIAREPNEWIMSVICLPLLSLGKASSGSNPDWTCIIVGFNTGFIRFYTETGALLLGEQLHNESVIGLKCQSFRSPKHAGDTGVTEEVHVIYNSVLCVLQGFPLFSTLRACRNHLARVKANCDDLPPITNLSYKKWGYRNQDIINDSEVIGTTSVNSFDHLMTASLCGGYNASYRSSAPQHNLVIATGKRPFVGFHYALEGGTAPVLSDVALAMASKLANAIGTAVPWLPLSWGNSKNHVSPEAPKTSTHEPVEPMTCRFGLSDITREGYSVMSSPNKMLSVVSDAMGRVILIDNRRGVAVRMWKGYRDAQCGWIEAEEEKHSDANKAFTKFKQTSHLRTALFLVIYAPRKGIIDIWSTQQGPKITTFTASKHGRLLYINYGLLGTNDSAHLPKNKPQYSCVFMDPLGGLKEITVPFHFALTSKNGKRARDIHLLRKLKTFLREEEFDNEKLVSEITSVCTDLKTSEMKVQTIEMLMINKHIIPDALLAATECFTKKPDEHDKEEMEPIEKTLEILTTQLQQVIKFYKHIQSQFDSIGDHNFTKDEDLSSTELASILLTSEMEVHRIYKLSDTVNNFKCSSSRGETKVKFKENGRIFLNFLSCFEYYGVPGLLNAKKNIKSEKKLQVSQLMYEGCIYSNDRIEAWRETAVNSNIQPFVLMEFALIYWLNRKKKMCLGLELKQFVQLLKAICSINNVEEICNEKNEVSLWWKNVRTILSDSTNPFKALTAALACRAVATSLEKNREKGANNTEDNSCNEKDANQNRNDSTDVEEVKEPTVGIESNDDAYNLTSEWENLTKDNCQFTLYIGNLEDITILDAIVSQMPLSDETTQFFSLPFVKVDISLGSVLSKGKGFVSEIVAKWIVSTGIDPAQLLDIESDEPQLDESSPLPCNETDTEAKDDQTATTSILERVALLKHHFPYSLTSSVLLANVCWEFAMSWNKDISQMKSLKSALTVLQQIPMKQMRHGVCCLLWSVHIKKRMESVAKLMNKLGKLPKETLCVQEVGLNDSQTVVFLENCVTFLEIFIDAEVLEAGENGAVKSEELWDGCISAPQPFAALAISQAPAWYDLLILHVQLANVLYMMAHFSLKVVKPLNNLFESVVQLHFFQTITDKVMLTWYRDDKRDSLRTEFLCRVITASMGYIHQETADGKALSSMEAIQWMSRCQNLATMWKINNDELRIHQVCQLYVNGFDQLAEDVVAAVNNTEKLAFNLVPIAGRRLMAYLSKTPDLREEVANLSPALTLYLQSLDIPEVICTNCSNDETVELIRRISRYLPETDSEYHLVQQMLDATFIYEGTT; this comes from the exons ATGTCCTGTCAGATAAAGGGGATCGCGAATCTGATTAATACAAGTAACATAAAGGAAGTACTTTTTGGAGAATCTTCCAAGAGAT TTGACATTCCGCAAAATGAGTTGCCGCTGCAAGATTGTTTTATATCGCTGTCGTCGACGGGAGATGTTCTTGCCATGGCATATAATACAAAGATGATCATATTAATTT CGAGATGGGATTCTTTAGAGCCCAACGAGACAAAGAACAAATTCCATATGATATGGTACGGGGAAATAGCAAGAGAGCCAAA CGAATGGATAATGTCGGTGATCTGTTTACCTCTACTCTCTTTGGGTAAAGCCAGCAGTGGCAGTAATCCAGATTGGACATGCATTATTGTTGGTTTCAACACTGGTTTTATTAGGTTCTACACTGAA ACAGGTGCATTACTATTAGGAGAGCAACTTCATAATGAATCAGTCATAGGATTAAAATGCCAGTCTTTTCGTTCGCCGAAACATGCAGGTGATACCGGTGTAACCGAAGAAGTACATGTAATCTACAACAGTGTTTTATGCGTGCTGCAAGGTTTTCCTTTATTTTCAACGCTGCGAGCATGCAGAAATCATTTGGCCAGGG TGAAAGCAAATTGCGATGACCTACCACCGATCACAAACTTATCGTACAAGAAGTGGGGCTATAGAAATCAGGATATTATAAATGACTCCGAAGTAATTGGAACTACGTCTGTAAATAGTTTTGATCATTTAATGACTGCTTCGTTATGCGGCGGATATAATGCGTCTTACAGATCAAGCGCGCCTCAACACAATCTTGTTATTGCAACCGGCAAAAGACCGTTTGTTGGTTTTCATTATGCATTGGAAGGTGGTACAGCCCCGGTGTTGTCCGATGTAGCATTAGCAATGGCCAGCAAATTAGCTAATGCTATTGGAACTGCTGTTCC TTGGCTTCCACTTAGCTGGGGAAACTCGAAAAATCATGTTTCCCCTGAAGCTCCCAAAACCAGTACACACGAACCAGTTGAGCCAATGACTTGTAGATTTGGTCTGAGCGATATTACACGCGAAGGCTACTCGGTGATGTCCAGTCCGAATAAGATGTTGTCAGTAGTGTCGGATGCAATGGGTAGGGTAATATTGATAGACAATAGACGCGGTGTAGCGGTAAGAATGTGGAAGGGATATCGTGACGCACAATGCGGATGGATCGAAGCGGAAGAGGAGAAACATTCTGACGCGAACAAGGCATTTACTAAATTTAAACAAACGTCACATTTGCGTACCGCGTTGTTTCTAGTTATTTATGCTCCAAGAAAGGGTATCATAGATATATGGAGTACTCAACAAGGTCCTAAGATCACGACGTTCACTGCTAGTAAGCATGGACG attactttatatcaattacGGACTTCTCGGTACAAACGATAGCGCACATTTGCCGAAGAACAAGCCTCAATATTCGTGTGTTTTCATGGATCCGCTGGGTGGTTTAAAGGAAATCACTGTTCCATTCCATTTCGCCCTTACgagtaaaaatggaaagagagcgCGTGATATTCATCTACTGAGAAAATTGAAGACGTTCTTGCGCGAAGAAGAGTTCGACAATGAGAAACTAGTCTCCGAAATTACTAGTGTATGTACAGACTTGAAGACTAGCGAAATGAAAGTACAAACGATAGAAATGTTGATGATAAATAAACACATTATACCTGATGCTTTACTCGCGGCCACGGAATGCTTTACTAAGAAACCTGACGAACATG ACAAAGAAGAGATGGAACCCATAGAAAAAACATTGGAAATACTGACAACACAGTTGCAACAAgtgattaaattttataaacatattCAATCGCAATTCGATAGTATAGGAGATCATAATTTCACCAAGGACGAGGATCTTAGCAGTACAGAACTAGCGTCAATTTTATTAACTTCCGAAATGGAAGTGCATAGGATTTATAAGTTATCCGATAcggtaaataattttaaatgctCAAGCTCCAGAGGGGAAACCAAAGTCAAGTTCAAAGAGAATGGAAGAATTTTCTTGAACTTTCTATCGTGCTTTGAGTACTACGGGGTTCCGGGTTTGTTGAATGCTAAGAAGAACATAAAGTCGGAGAAGAAACTTCAAGTTT CGCAGTTAATGTATGAAGGATGTATCTACTCGAATGATAGAATTGAAGCTTGGAGAGAAACTGCTGTGAACAGTAACATTCAGCCTTTTGTTTTAATGGAGTTCGCTTTAATTTACTGGCTGaatagaaagaagaaaatgTGTCTAGGACTGGAATTAAAACAATTCGTGCAGCTTTTGAAAGCTATTTGTTCGATAAACA ATGTCGAAGAGATATGCAACGAAAAGAATGAGGTATCTTTATGGTGGAAAAATGTTCGGACGATTCTCTCTGATTCCACGAACCCATTCAAAGCGCTCACCGCTGCATTGGCGTGCAGAGCAGTTGCTACATCTTTGGAGAAAAACAGAGAAAAGGGTGCTAATAATACTGAAGACAATAGCTGTAACGAAAAAGATGCTAATCAAAATAGAAACGATTCAACAGATGTAGAAGAAGTAAAAGAGCCTACAGTCGGCATAGAATCGAACGACGATGCATACAATTTGACAAGCGAATGGGAGAATCTTACTAAAGATAATTGTCAATTTACATTGTATATTGGAAACCTTGAAGACATTACAATTTTAGACGCAATCGTGAG TCAGATGCCACTTTCGGACGAGACAACACAATTTTTCTCTCTACCGTTCGTCAAAGTCGATATTTCTTTAGGATCGGTTCTGTCGAAAGGAAAAG GCTTCGTGTCCGAGATAGTCGCAAAATGGATCGTCTCAACGGGTATAGATCCAGCTCAATTATTAGATATCGAATCCGATGAACCACAGTTAGACGAATCATCCCCATTGCCATGTAATGAAACTGACACTGAAGCAAAAGACGATCAAACTGCCACTACAAGTATTTTAG aacgtgtcGCGTTGTTAAAGCATCATTTTCCATATAGTTTGACGAGTAGCGTTTTATTAGCCAACGTGTGCTGGGAATTCGCCATGTCGTGGAATAAGGATATTTCTCAAATGAAGTCCCTTAAAAGCGCATTGACTGTTTTACAACAGATACCAATGAAACAGATGAGGCATG GTGTTTGCTGTCTATTATGGTCTGTTCACATAAAGAAGAGAATGGAGTCTGTCGCAAAATTAATGAATAAGCTCGGCAAACTACCGAAGGAGACACTATGTGTTCAAGAAGTAGGCTTGAACGATTCACAGACGGTTGTATTTTTGGAGAACTGTGTTACGTTCTTGGAGATATTCATCGAT GCGGAGGTGCTAGAGGCAGGAGAAAACGGTGCAGTGAAATCAGAGGAGTTATGGGACGGCTGCATTTCCGCTCCACAGCCGTTCGCCGCATTAGCAATTTCCCAAGCACCGGCTTGGTATGACCTgctaattttacatgtacaaTTAGCTAATGTCTTGTACATGATGGCACATTTTAGTCTGAAAGTAGTGAAACCACTGAACAATTTGTTCGAATCTGTG GTGCAACTGCATTTTTTCCAAACTATAACGGATAAAGTGATGCTCACGTGGTATAGGGACGACAAACGAGATAGTTTGAGGACAGAATTTTTGTGTCGAGTAATAACCGCGTCGATGGGTTATATTCATCAAGAAACCGCCGATGGCAAGGCGTTGAGCTCGATGGAAGCTATCCAGTGGATGAGCAGATGCCAAAACCTAGCTACCATGTGGAAAATTAATAACGATGAACTGAGGATACACCAAGTCTGTCAATTATATGTCAATGGATTTGATCAGCTCGCGGAGGAT GTTGTAGCTGCAGTGAACAATACAGAAAAATTAGCATTCAATCTCGTACCGATCGCTGGCAGAAGATTAATGGCTTACCTTTCGAAAACACCTGATCTTCGGGAGGAAGTTGCCAACTTGAGTCCCGCGCTCACCTTATATTTACAGAGTCTG GACATACCAGAAGTGATTTGTACAAACTGTTCAAACGACGAGACCGTCGAGCTGATTCGACGAATTTCGAGGTACTTGCCTGAAACGGATTCCGAGTATCATCTCGTGCAACAGATGTTAGATGCGACGTTCATCTACGAGGGCACAACATGA